A window of the Bacteroidota bacterium genome harbors these coding sequences:
- a CDS encoding sigma 54-interacting transcriptional regulator gives MNLQDIKNRFEIVGNAPILNIALETAIKVAPTEMTVLINGESGVGKENFSKIIHTLSNRKHGPFIAVNCGAIPEGTIDSELFGHEKGAYTGAHELRKGYFETVNGGTIFLDEIGELPLETQARLLRVLESGEFIKVGSSKSQKTDVRVVAATNRDLLELTQQGKFREDLYYRLNTVPIKVPPLRERGEDVVLLFRKFAQGFAEKYKTQAATVQPDAAQLLINYRWPGNIRQLKNITEQLSVLENEKSINAELLYSYLPKENPQTPALFNGNNNEHGLSERDIFYKVLYDLRRDMNDLKQVVYGMIQNPSEAASMVQSDKVQSLMKIPREEDTMQMMQPYVAPQQVYSKQQPVIISQPDTQVVDVGESPANEVLSLEKRELEFIKKALEKYKNKRRAAARELGISERTLYRKIKQYDLDK, from the coding sequence ATGAATCTACAAGATATTAAAAACCGTTTCGAGATAGTGGGCAATGCACCCATATTAAATATAGCCCTCGAAACTGCTATAAAAGTAGCCCCCACCGAAATGACCGTATTAATCAATGGTGAGAGTGGCGTAGGTAAAGAAAACTTTAGCAAAATAATTCATACTTTAAGCAACCGTAAACATGGCCCTTTCATAGCGGTAAACTGCGGAGCAATTCCAGAAGGAACCATAGATAGCGAATTGTTCGGTCACGAAAAAGGTGCTTATACTGGAGCACACGAATTACGCAAAGGATACTTTGAAACCGTGAACGGAGGAACCATATTTTTGGACGAGATAGGTGAATTGCCATTAGAAACCCAGGCCCGTTTATTAAGGGTTCTTGAGTCGGGCGAGTTTATAAAAGTTGGCAGCAGCAAATCGCAGAAAACTGATGTGAGAGTAGTAGCAGCAACAAACCGGGACCTTTTAGAACTTACGCAACAAGGCAAATTTAGAGAAGACCTTTATTATAGACTAAATACGGTGCCCATTAAAGTGCCACCCTTGCGAGAGCGTGGAGAGGATGTGGTATTGTTGTTCCGCAAATTTGCCCAAGGTTTTGCTGAAAAATATAAAACCCAAGCCGCCACTGTGCAGCCCGATGCAGCTCAATTATTAATTAACTATCGTTGGCCGGGCAATATCAGGCAGCTCAAAAACATCACTGAACAATTATCGGTTTTAGAAAATGAAAAGAGCATCAACGCCGAACTATTATATAGTTACCTACCGAAAGAAAACCCGCAGACCCCTGCCCTATTTAATGGCAATAACAATGAGCACGGGCTTAGCGAACGTGATATATTTTACAAAGTATTATATGATTTGAGACGCGATATGAACGACTTAAAACAAGTGGTTTATGGCATGATTCAAAACCCAAGTGAAGCTGCTTCTATGGTACAAAGTGATAAAGTGCAAAGCCTCATGAAAATTCCCCGCGAAGAAGATACTATGCAGATGATGCAACCTTATGTTGCACCTCAGCAAGTATATAGTAAACAACAACCCGTTATTATATCTCAACCTGATACACAAGTGGTTGACGTGGGCGAAAGCCCTGCCAATGAAGTATTATCATTAGAGAAAAGAGAATTAGAATTCATCAAGAAAGCTCTCGAAAAATATAAAAACAAACGACGAGCAGCTGCCCGCGAATTGGGTATCTCCGAAAGGACTTTATATAGAAAAATTAAGCAGTATGATTTAGATAAGTAA